In one window of Candidatus Avedoeria danica DNA:
- a CDS encoding VTT domain-containing protein produces the protein MEIDALLHQLRNLPLWVIFAVLFAGTFLEYILPPFPGDTVVVAGAALFTALGWPMWPVFVTVTAGAVAGSAASWWAGRAVARRGLDRLTPRTRVAVTMLLDRFDRHGPMYLVVNRFLAGVRTFFFVAAGMMDYRLGIVLFWSTVSSLIWNGCLLALGRVLGGNVQALTRVMRDYNLVVGVVIVAIFTAVAWNVWRAVRTV, from the coding sequence GTGGAGATCGACGCTCTCTTGCATCAACTGCGCAACCTGCCGCTGTGGGTGATCTTCGCCGTGCTGTTCGCCGGGACGTTCCTCGAGTACATCCTGCCGCCCTTTCCGGGCGACACCGTCGTCGTGGCCGGCGCTGCCCTCTTCACCGCGCTCGGCTGGCCGATGTGGCCGGTGTTCGTCACCGTGACGGCCGGCGCGGTGGCCGGGTCCGCGGCTTCGTGGTGGGCCGGGCGGGCGGTCGCGCGGCGCGGCCTCGATCGACTTACGCCGCGCACGCGCGTGGCCGTGACGATGCTGCTGGACCGCTTCGACCGCCACGGCCCGATGTACCTCGTCGTGAACCGATTCCTGGCCGGCGTGCGGACGTTCTTCTTCGTGGCGGCCGGCATGATGGACTACCGGCTCGGCATCGTCCTGTTCTGGTCGACGGTGAGCTCGCTCATCTGGAACGGCTGCCTGCTCGCACTCGGCCGCGTCCTCGGCGGCAACGTCCAAGCGCTCACGCGCGTGATGCGCGACTACAACCTCGTCGTCGGCGTTGTGATCGTCGCCATCTTCACCGCCGTTGCCTGGAACGTCTGGCGGGCGGTGCGAACGGTCTGA
- a CDS encoding chlorite dismutase family protein has protein sequence MIEPGLPVPEVAEKGGPRDGAPQVLDRRLYMQLQAFGGCPDPGPLVAALTAAPFGAVLYADAGDPRGVALLTFATDPTFFVAELRAFLNTPPFSELAHKPELTMFGRTYSLGYEPDLADTLLDRPRRAVLNPDERWAVWYPLRRKGAFAAAPLSEQREMLKEHGTIGMAYGRAGLAHDVRLACFGLDTHDNDFVVALTGRDLHPLSKVVEEMRKTRQTSTFMDRLGPFFVGHAVWQRDGVGGNA, from the coding sequence ATGATCGAGCCCGGCCTGCCCGTTCCCGAGGTCGCCGAGAAAGGCGGGCCAAGGGATGGTGCGCCGCAAGTGCTGGACCGACGTCTGTACATGCAGTTGCAGGCCTTCGGCGGCTGCCCGGATCCCGGGCCGCTCGTCGCTGCACTGACCGCCGCACCGTTCGGCGCCGTCCTCTACGCCGACGCCGGCGACCCGCGGGGCGTCGCGCTCTTGACCTTCGCCACCGACCCGACGTTCTTCGTCGCCGAGCTGCGCGCCTTCCTGAACACCCCGCCGTTTTCCGAGCTTGCCCACAAGCCCGAGCTGACGATGTTCGGCCGGACGTACAGCCTCGGCTATGAGCCCGACCTAGCCGACACGCTCCTCGATCGCCCGCGCCGCGCCGTGCTGAACCCCGACGAGCGCTGGGCGGTGTGGTACCCGCTGCGGCGCAAGGGCGCCTTCGCCGCCGCACCTCTTTCCGAACAGCGCGAGATGCTCAAAGAGCACGGCACGATCGGCATGGCCTACGGCCGCGCCGGACTGGCGCATGACGTCCGCCTGGCGTGCTTCGGCCTCGACACCCACGACAACGACTTCGTCGTCGCCCTGACGGGCCGCGACCTGCACCCGCTCTCCAAGGTCGTCGAGGAAATGCGAAAGACGCGCCAGACATCGACGTTCATGGACCGGCTCGGGCCGTTCTTTGTCGGGCACGCGGTGTGGCAGCGGGATGGAGTGGGCGGGAACGCGTAG
- a CDS encoding DUF1501 domain-containing protein, whose translation MTALRTRRSMIASSAAAAARALPAWMPRLAFRAADAPPRGDVLVCVFQRGGMDGLSAVIPYEERRYYDLRPALAIKAPRTGDAKSGRRLDDRFALNPAMPGLGRLWDDGRLAVVHAVGSPDDSRSHFDAMDYMERGTPGERSVNTGWIGRHLEATAARNGSPFRAVGMGDMLPLSLYGPVSAAALRSIADFHLDADLDLAAFQSRLRSLYGSGDWFDENALGAFEALAILERADPQQYRPENGAAYPETSFGRSLAQIAQLIKADVGLEVACVDIGEWDTHAIQVWQGSSDPTEGLMSRLLASFDAALAAFAADLGRRLDDPGVTVVTMSEFGRRVAQNGGNGTDHGHGNCMFVLGGGVVKGVHTIWPGLEPDALSGGEDLAVTIDYRDVLGEIVLKRLANAALPSVFPGFTPTLHGVVRARADAPDAPATPVPGGASRRQYFPWAGRTA comes from the coding sequence ATGACCGCTCTGCGAACCCGTCGTTCGATGATCGCATCCAGCGCCGCCGCCGCCGCCCGCGCCCTGCCCGCTTGGATGCCCCGCCTGGCCTTCCGTGCCGCGGACGCGCCACCGCGCGGCGACGTCCTGGTGTGCGTGTTCCAGCGAGGCGGGATGGACGGGCTTTCGGCGGTGATCCCGTACGAGGAGCGCCGGTACTACGACCTCCGCCCTGCGCTGGCGATCAAGGCGCCACGGACGGGCGACGCCAAGAGCGGCCGGCGGCTGGACGACCGCTTCGCGCTGAACCCTGCCATGCCCGGGCTCGGGCGGTTGTGGGATGATGGGCGGCTGGCGGTCGTCCACGCCGTCGGCTCGCCGGACGACTCGCGCAGCCACTTCGACGCGATGGATTACATGGAGCGCGGCACGCCGGGCGAGCGGAGCGTGAACACCGGCTGGATCGGCCGCCACCTCGAGGCCACCGCGGCGCGCAACGGATCGCCGTTCCGGGCGGTCGGGATGGGCGACATGCTGCCGCTCAGCCTCTACGGTCCGGTCTCGGCCGCCGCGCTGCGCAGCATCGCCGACTTCCACCTGGACGCCGACCTCGACCTGGCCGCCTTCCAGTCCCGCCTGCGTTCGCTCTACGGCTCGGGCGACTGGTTCGATGAGAACGCGCTCGGGGCATTCGAGGCGCTGGCGATCCTCGAGCGCGCCGACCCGCAGCAGTACCGGCCCGAGAACGGCGCCGCCTACCCCGAGACGTCGTTCGGCCGGTCGCTGGCGCAGATCGCGCAGTTGATCAAGGCCGACGTCGGCCTCGAGGTGGCGTGCGTCGACATCGGCGAGTGGGACACGCACGCGATACAGGTCTGGCAAGGCTCGAGCGACCCGACCGAGGGCCTGATGTCCCGCCTGCTCGCCTCATTCGACGCGGCCCTCGCCGCCTTCGCCGCGGACTTGGGCCGCCGGCTGGACGATCCGGGCGTGACCGTCGTCACGATGAGCGAGTTCGGCCGACGCGTCGCCCAGAACGGCGGCAACGGCACGGACCACGGCCACGGCAACTGCATGTTCGTCCTCGGCGGCGGTGTCGTGAAGGGCGTCCACACGATCTGGCCCGGCCTCGAGCCGGATGCGCTGTCCGGCGGCGAGGACCTGGCGGTGACGATCGACTATCGCGACGTCTTGGGCGAGATCGTCCTCAAGCGCCTGGCGAACGCCGCGCTGCCGAGCGTCTTCCCCGGCTTCACGCCGACGCTGCACGGCGTCGTGCGCGCGCGCGCGGATGCGCCGGACGCGCCGGCGACGCCGGTGCCGGGGGGAGCGAGCAGACGGCAGTACTTCCCATGGGCGGGTCGGACGGCGTAG
- a CDS encoding DUF1800 domain-containing protein → MPITRRRLIAGSSAAAAAAALGPAFRGDDVADWLRRPSVAFAAGRTRAMPPPGAARHLLSRATFGQGRGDVARVEAMGTRGWLDAQLAADVGAAGSDAAVEAALGPLETLGWTAEKIHDASADLVQRARIRDELVAATLYRAVHGRHQLLEVLVDHWANHFSVYMDDYHMMMQTVADRDVLRRHALLTFRGLLHADAADVAMMQYLSTLTNTRRGPNENYAREVMELHTLGVGGGYDEADVKAVARCFTGWNRADATWRFEFRAADHDSGAKTVLGLPIRATGVDAGHEILDRLVDYPSCRRHVARRFCARLVADEPPVALVERVAAAFGADGDIRAMVRAVFTSPEFAAAVAEPSGGGPAKIRRPMEYWAAVLRALGADASCVLTIPKDGDYTGRPERYLQLMAHMPFRWRSPDGYPDVGTRWKGAHIMLSRWNFGLAAAENRLGGIDIDLVEQMAADGVAGDAGAIVDYWADRLLPRPLLADDRAMLVEIVADGGSGRVTADDAAQRVPMVVGLMFDSPYFMWR, encoded by the coding sequence ATGCCCATCACCCGTCGCCGCCTGATCGCCGGCAGCTCCGCCGCTGCCGCCGCCGCCGCGCTCGGCCCCGCGTTCCGCGGCGACGACGTCGCCGACTGGCTGCGCCGCCCGAGCGTCGCTTTCGCCGCGGGGCGGACGCGGGCGATGCCGCCGCCCGGCGCCGCGCGGCACCTCCTGTCGCGTGCCACGTTCGGACAGGGCAGGGGCGATGTCGCGCGCGTCGAGGCGATGGGCACGCGCGGCTGGCTGGACGCGCAGCTCGCCGCCGACGTCGGCGCAGCGGGGAGCGACGCGGCGGTCGAGGCCGCGCTCGGGCCGCTCGAGACGCTCGGCTGGACGGCCGAGAAGATCCACGACGCCTCGGCCGACCTCGTCCAGCGCGCCCGGATCCGCGATGAGCTCGTCGCCGCGACGTTGTACCGCGCGGTGCACGGCCGCCACCAGCTGCTCGAGGTGCTCGTCGACCACTGGGCGAACCACTTCAGCGTCTACATGGACGACTACCACATGATGATGCAGACCGTCGCCGACCGCGACGTCCTGCGCCGTCATGCGCTGCTCACCTTCCGCGGCCTCCTGCATGCCGACGCCGCCGACGTGGCGATGATGCAGTACCTGAGCACGCTGACGAACACGCGCCGTGGACCGAACGAGAACTACGCGCGCGAGGTGATGGAGCTCCATACGCTGGGCGTCGGCGGCGGCTACGATGAGGCGGACGTCAAGGCGGTCGCGCGCTGCTTCACCGGCTGGAACCGGGCCGACGCGACGTGGCGCTTCGAATTCCGTGCCGCCGACCATGACAGCGGCGCGAAGACCGTCCTCGGCTTGCCCATTCGCGCGACCGGCGTCGATGCGGGCCACGAGATCCTCGACCGGCTCGTCGACTATCCGAGCTGCCGCCGGCACGTTGCCCGCCGCTTCTGCGCCCGCCTCGTCGCCGACGAGCCGCCGGTGGCCCTCGTCGAGCGCGTCGCGGCGGCGTTCGGCGCGGACGGCGACATCCGGGCGATGGTTCGCGCCGTGTTCACATCGCCCGAGTTCGCTGCCGCCGTCGCCGAACCGAGCGGCGGCGGGCCGGCCAAGATCCGGCGGCCGATGGAGTACTGGGCGGCCGTGCTGCGCGCCCTCGGCGCCGACGCGTCGTGCGTGCTCACGATCCCCAAGGACGGCGACTACACCGGCCGCCCTGAACGCTACCTCCAGCTGATGGCCCACATGCCCTTCCGCTGGCGCTCGCCGGACGGCTACCCGGACGTCGGTACGCGCTGGAAGGGGGCGCACATCATGCTCTCCCGCTGGAACTTCGGCCTCGCCGCCGCCGAGAACCGCTTGGGCGGCATCGACATCGACCTCGTCGAGCAGATGGCGGCCGACGGCGTTGCCGGCGACGCGGGGGCGATCGTCGACTACTGGGCCGACCGTCTCTTGCCACGGCCGCTCCTGGCCGACGACCGGGCGATGCTCGTCGAGATCGTCGCGGACGGCGGGTCGGGGCGCGTCACGGCGGACGACGCGGCGCAGCGGGTGCCGATGGTGGTGGGGTTGATGTTCGACAGCCCGTATTTCATGTGGCGATGA
- a CDS encoding ABC transporter ATP-binding protein, producing MLTISGLSKTYAGGVRALDSVTLDIPKGMFGLLGPNGAGKSTLMRTIATLQDADSGSIRFDGIDAGSAKLELRKRLGYLPQEFGAYPRTSPEVMLGHFAALKGIHGAERQRVVRDLLVRTNLWDVRKRSIDKFSGGMRQRFGVAQALIGNPSLLIVDEPTAGLDPVERRRFQNLLSEVGQDVVVILSTHIVDDVAALCTRVAIMAEGRILRVGEPRALTAELDGRLWSAAVDKAETERLRATLKIISTRIAAGRTEVRVLADSAPAGMQAAQPTLEDVYFATLQEHGIDTSAA from the coding sequence GTGTTGACGATCTCCGGGCTTTCAAAAACCTACGCGGGCGGCGTGCGCGCGCTGGACTCCGTCACGCTCGACATACCGAAAGGCATGTTCGGCCTGCTCGGCCCGAACGGCGCCGGCAAGTCGACGCTGATGCGCACGATCGCGACGCTGCAGGACGCAGACTCGGGCTCGATCCGCTTCGACGGAATCGACGCGGGCAGCGCGAAGCTCGAGCTGCGCAAGCGGCTCGGCTATTTGCCGCAGGAGTTCGGCGCCTATCCGCGCACGTCGCCCGAAGTGATGCTCGGGCACTTCGCGGCGCTGAAGGGGATTCACGGCGCCGAGCGCCAACGTGTGGTTCGCGACTTGCTCGTGCGCACCAACCTGTGGGACGTGCGCAAGCGCAGCATCGACAAGTTCTCGGGTGGCATGCGGCAGCGTTTCGGCGTTGCGCAGGCGCTGATCGGTAACCCGAGCCTGCTCATCGTCGACGAGCCGACGGCCGGGCTCGACCCCGTCGAGCGCCGCCGATTCCAGAACCTCCTGTCCGAGGTCGGCCAGGACGTCGTCGTGATCCTGTCGACGCACATCGTCGACGACGTCGCGGCACTGTGCACGCGCGTCGCGATCATGGCGGAGGGGCGGATCCTTCGTGTCGGCGAGCCGCGGGCGCTGACGGCCGAACTCGACGGGCGGCTCTGGTCGGCGGCCGTCGACAAGGCCGAAACCGAGCGGCTGCGCGCGACGCTGAAGATCATCTCGACGCGCATCGCGGCCGGTCGCACGGAAGTGCGCGTGCTCGCGGACTCGGCGCCCGCCGGCATGCAAGCCGCGCAGCCGACCCTCGAAGACGTCTACTTCGCGACGCTGCAGGAACACGGCATCGACACGAGCGCGGCGTAA
- a CDS encoding NAD(P)-binding domain-containing protein, translating to MRIGILGTGIVGRTLAAGFADHGHDVVMGTRDVSRSLANRETDRMGNGPLADWLAAHPAVRLDTLARAAAHGEVVALATSGQAALAAVEQAGADTLAGKPLIDVTNPLDFSAGFPPTLFVKDTDSLAEQIQRAVPAALVVKAFNTVTAAVMVSPASVGGGDHSLFICGNDADAKAIVAELARGFGWQDVVDVGDITAARGTEMLLPLWLRLMGAMGTPMFNFKVVR from the coding sequence ATGCGCATCGGCATCCTCGGCACAGGCATCGTCGGCCGCACGTTGGCCGCCGGCTTCGCGGACCACGGCCACGACGTCGTCATGGGCACGCGCGACGTGTCGCGCTCGCTCGCCAACCGCGAGACGGATCGGATGGGCAACGGCCCGCTGGCCGATTGGCTGGCGGCGCACCCGGCCGTCCGCCTCGACACGCTCGCGCGGGCCGCCGCGCACGGCGAGGTCGTCGCGCTGGCGACGAGCGGGCAGGCGGCGCTGGCGGCGGTTGAGCAGGCCGGCGCGGACACCCTGGCGGGCAAGCCGCTCATCGACGTCACGAACCCGCTCGACTTCTCGGCCGGCTTCCCGCCGACGCTGTTCGTCAAGGACACGGACTCGCTGGCCGAGCAGATTCAGCGGGCCGTCCCGGCGGCACTTGTCGTGAAGGCCTTCAACACCGTGACCGCCGCCGTCATGGTGAGTCCGGCATCCGTCGGCGGCGGCGACCATAGCCTGTTCATCTGCGGCAACGACGCCGACGCCAAGGCCATCGTGGCCGAACTGGCCCGCGGTTTCGGCTGGCAGGACGTCGTCGACGTCGGCGACATCACGGCGGCGCGCGGGACCGAGATGTTGCTGCCGCTGTGGCTACGGCTGATGGGGGCGATGGGGACGCCGATGTTCAACTTCAAGGTCGTGCGGTAG
- a CDS encoding multicopper oxidase domain-containing protein codes for MRHLTRRAFVRESAIGAAAVAGGALALGAAPRPVADAHSGAASDVRPDTATDANVDAAAEAHGGHTVQSTVGDVGPDAIGIDPTRFLETFDTGTVSKLPDGRTLREWDILAFDKQIEVAPGVFFPAWTYNGQVPGPTLRCTEGDLLRIRFKNAGTHPHTIHFHGFHPPSMDGFAPVVEQGESFTYEFTARPFGLHPYHCHAVPLKKHLHKGLYGALIIDPPGGRPPAREMVMVMNGFDTNFDGANEIYAVNSVAFHYQRHPIRVRRGDPLRVYLLNLTEFDPINSFHLHAGMFKLFKTGTRLDFHEFTDIVMLCQGERAVLDFTLDDPGLYMFHAHQSELAELGWMGFFESVDEAVWEAEAGAVVARTDVNATIASSTFAPAAERTAFCNVGGAS; via the coding sequence ATGCGCCACCTCACCCGTCGCGCCTTCGTCCGCGAGTCCGCCATCGGCGCCGCCGCCGTCGCCGGCGGCGCGCTGGCCCTCGGCGCGGCGCCCAGGCCCGTGGCCGACGCCCATTCCGGTGCGGCGTCCGACGTTCGGCCCGACACCGCCACCGACGCCAACGTCGACGCTGCGGCCGAAGCCCACGGCGGCCACACGGTCCAGTCCACCGTCGGCGACGTCGGCCCGGACGCGATCGGCATCGACCCGACGCGGTTCCTCGAGACGTTCGACACCGGCACGGTCAGCAAGCTGCCGGACGGGCGGACGCTGCGCGAGTGGGACATCCTGGCCTTCGACAAGCAGATCGAGGTCGCACCGGGCGTGTTCTTCCCGGCCTGGACGTACAACGGCCAGGTGCCGGGTCCGACGCTGAGGTGCACGGAGGGCGATCTGCTGCGGATCCGCTTCAAGAACGCCGGCACCCACCCGCACACGATCCACTTCCACGGCTTCCACCCGCCGAGCATGGACGGCTTCGCGCCGGTCGTGGAGCAGGGCGAGAGCTTCACGTACGAGTTCACCGCCCGGCCGTTCGGCCTCCACCCGTATCACTGCCACGCCGTGCCGCTGAAGAAGCACCTCCACAAGGGGCTGTACGGCGCGCTGATCATCGACCCGCCCGGCGGCCGCCCGCCGGCGCGCGAGATGGTCATGGTCATGAACGGCTTCGACACGAACTTCGACGGCGCGAACGAGATCTACGCCGTGAACTCGGTGGCCTTCCACTACCAACGCCACCCGATCCGCGTCCGCCGCGGCGATCCGCTGCGGGTGTACCTGCTGAACCTGACGGAGTTCGATCCGATCAACTCGTTCCACCTCCACGCCGGCATGTTCAAGCTCTTCAAGACCGGCACGCGGCTGGACTTCCACGAGTTCACGGACATCGTCATGCTGTGCCAGGGCGAGCGCGCCGTGCTCGATTTCACGCTCGACGATCCGGGGCTCTACATGTTCCACGCCCACCAGAGCGAGCTGGCGGAGCTGGGGTGGATGGGGTTCTTCGAGAGCGTGGACGAGGCGGTGTGGGAGGCGGAGGCGGGCGCCGTCGTCGCCAGGACCGACGTCAACGCGACAATCGCGAGCAGCACGTTCGCGCCGGCCGCCGAACGAACAGCGTTCTGCAACGTCGGAGGCGCCTCATGA
- a CDS encoding ZIP family metal transporter, with product MNTAVDTVDSVATNLPHGRSLGRAGLVALAALPVLLLAAFIAYLLFDRTGLPASSAPPLEDLTVQRVDLPQPGRMEVRVMNGGPSPVTVAQVAVDDAFWAFEITPAATIPRLGSAVIEIPYPWVRDEPHEVMLVTSTGVTFGGAVDVSLPRPARDWGAFWRFLLLGFYVGVVPVALGMLWFPVVKRMGTRGMAFVLSLTVGLLVFLFIDTLLEALEVAARLPEGLHGRPLVWLAALLTIGLIEAIGSGRRGTRSPLAVAALIALGIGLHNFGEGLAIGAAYTLGEVALGAFLIIGFTLHNITEGLAVATPLTKAAPRAVHFIALTLLAGAPAMLGTLVGAYAYSDLGATLFMAVGAGAIAQVVYAVSKYLLGLMKKDELPGLSPITVGGFAAGVAIMYVTALVVAA from the coding sequence ATGAACACCGCCGTCGATACCGTCGATTCCGTCGCGACGAACCTACCGCACGGACGATCTCTCGGCCGTGCCGGCCTCGTCGCGCTCGCCGCGCTGCCCGTCCTCCTCCTGGCCGCGTTCATCGCCTATCTGCTCTTCGACCGCACGGGCCTGCCCGCCTCGAGCGCGCCGCCCCTGGAGGACCTCACCGTCCAGCGCGTCGACCTGCCGCAGCCCGGCCGGATGGAGGTCCGGGTGATGAACGGCGGCCCGTCGCCGGTGACCGTGGCGCAGGTGGCGGTGGACGACGCGTTCTGGGCATTCGAGATCACGCCGGCCGCGACGATCCCGCGGCTCGGCAGCGCGGTCATCGAGATCCCGTACCCGTGGGTGCGCGACGAGCCGCACGAGGTGATGCTCGTCACGAGCACGGGCGTGACGTTCGGTGGGGCCGTCGACGTCTCGCTGCCGCGACCGGCGCGGGATTGGGGGGCCTTCTGGCGCTTCCTGCTCCTCGGCTTCTACGTCGGCGTCGTGCCGGTGGCGCTCGGGATGCTCTGGTTCCCGGTCGTGAAGCGCATGGGCACGCGCGGTATGGCGTTCGTGCTGAGCCTGACGGTCGGGCTGCTTGTGTTCCTGTTCATCGACACGCTGCTCGAGGCGCTCGAAGTCGCGGCGCGGCTGCCCGAGGGCCTGCACGGCCGGCCGCTCGTCTGGCTGGCGGCGCTGTTGACGATCGGTTTGATCGAGGCCATCGGGTCGGGCCGGCGCGGCACGCGGTCGCCGCTGGCCGTCGCCGCGCTCATCGCACTCGGCATCGGGCTGCACAACTTCGGCGAGGGCCTCGCGATCGGCGCGGCCTACACGCTCGGCGAGGTCGCGCTCGGCGCGTTCCTGATCATCGGCTTCACGCTCCACAACATCACGGAGGGCCTGGCCGTCGCCACACCGCTGACGAAGGCCGCGCCGCGGGCGGTGCACTTCATCGCCCTGACGCTCCTGGCCGGCGCCCCGGCGATGCTCGGCACGCTCGTCGGCGCATACGCCTACTCGGATCTCGGCGCAACGCTCTTCATGGCCGTCGGCGCAGGCGCGATCGCCCAGGTGGTGTACGCGGTCTCGAAGTACTTGCTCGGGCTGATGAAGAAGGACGAGCTGCCGGGGCTCAGCCCGATCACGGTGGGCGGGTTCGCGGCGGGGGTGGCGATCATGTATGTGACGGCGTTGGTGGTGGCGGCGTGA
- a CDS encoding Uma2 family endonuclease: MIEPRLAEPGSAIHLQLSPALAVDDASFADLCRQNPDLRIERTSEGAVIIMAPAGGDAGRRNQAIGATLYMWARADGTGTSYDSSAGFTLPNGAIRSPDAAWVTNDRLAALPPGATKGFTPLCPDFVIELRSSSDRLAAVQAKMDEYIANGARLGWLIDPIERTVHVYRPDREVELLIGVDRMAGDSELPGFVLPLDDVWR; encoded by the coding sequence ATGATCGAACCCCGCCTAGCCGAACCCGGCTCCGCCATCCATCTCCAACTGAGCCCCGCGCTGGCCGTCGACGACGCTTCGTTCGCGGACCTCTGTCGCCAGAACCCGGACTTGCGCATCGAGCGGACGTCCGAAGGAGCAGTCATCATCATGGCACCTGCTGGAGGCGATGCGGGCCGTCGTAATCAGGCGATCGGCGCCACGCTCTACATGTGGGCACGCGCCGACGGCACCGGCACGAGCTACGACTCGTCGGCCGGCTTCACGCTCCCCAACGGCGCCATTCGCTCGCCCGACGCCGCATGGGTGACGAACGACCGCTTGGCCGCGTTGCCGCCCGGCGCCACGAAAGGCTTCACTCCGCTGTGCCCGGACTTCGTCATCGAGCTGCGCTCGTCGTCCGATCGCCTCGCCGCAGTGCAGGCCAAAATGGACGAGTACATCGCCAACGGCGCGCGGCTGGGATGGCTGATCGACCCGATCGAGCGGACGGTGCATGTGTACCGACCGGATCGCGAAGTCGAGCTGCTGATCGGGGTAGATCGCATGGCGGGGGATTCGGAGCTGCCGGGATTCGTGCTACCGCTGGACGACGTCTGGCGATAA